Proteins co-encoded in one Oreochromis aureus strain Israel breed Guangdong linkage group 3, ZZ_aureus, whole genome shotgun sequence genomic window:
- the LOC120437216 gene encoding myelin-oligodendrocyte glycoprotein-like isoform X1 → MSHILLLLLLLTFETAALEGHPEIKVRFGQDVTLDCRSPRGVNITLLEWSRPEIKTDGYVFFYRNGRSYENYQHERFKGRVELTDPSMKNGDVSVTLKNVNINDTGTYECRIRTSDLSSGQRVQNDSRTSINLTVDSGGPTAEHKDTHVLIMITVAVVSCLIVGVCVAVFFHRKRQSSTHGNSYEHPPDMLNS, encoded by the exons ATGTctcacattcttcttcttcttcttcttctgactTTTGAGACTGCGGCATTAGAAG GTCACCCAGAGATAAAAGTGAGGTTTGGACAAGATGTCACTCTTGACTGTCGGAGTCCCAGGGGTGTAAATATCACCCTGTTAGAGTGGAGCCGACCTGAGATTAAGACAGACGGATACGTCTTCTTCTACCGAAACGGGCGCTCATATGAAAACTACCAGCATGAGCGTTTTAAAGGCCGAGTGGAGCTGACAGACCCGTCTATGAAAAACGGAGATGTTTCTGTGACTCTGAAGAACGTCAACATCAACGATACAGGAACATATGAGTGTCGGATTAGAACCAGTGATCTCAGCAGCGGTCAGAGAGTCCAGAATGATTCCAGGACGTCCATCAACCTCACAGTAGACTCTG gAGGTCCGACTGCAGAACACAAGGACACGCATGTTTTAATTATGATTACTGTTGCAGTTGTAAGTTGTCTTATTGTTGgtgtttgtgttgctgtatTTTTTCACAGAAAACGGCAATCATCAACACACGGCAACTCTTATGAACATCCACCTGACATGTTAAACAGTTGA
- the LOC120437216 gene encoding myelin-oligodendrocyte glycoprotein-like isoform X2: MSHILLLLLLLTFETAALEGHPEIKVRFGQDVTLDCRSPRGVNITLLEWSRPEIKTDGYVFFYRNGRSYENYQHERFKGRVELTDPSMKNGDVSVTLKNVNINDTGTYECRIRTSDLSSGQRVQNDSRTSINLTVDSENGNHQHTATLMNIHLTC; this comes from the exons ATGTctcacattcttcttcttcttcttcttctgactTTTGAGACTGCGGCATTAGAAG GTCACCCAGAGATAAAAGTGAGGTTTGGACAAGATGTCACTCTTGACTGTCGGAGTCCCAGGGGTGTAAATATCACCCTGTTAGAGTGGAGCCGACCTGAGATTAAGACAGACGGATACGTCTTCTTCTACCGAAACGGGCGCTCATATGAAAACTACCAGCATGAGCGTTTTAAAGGCCGAGTGGAGCTGACAGACCCGTCTATGAAAAACGGAGATGTTTCTGTGACTCTGAAGAACGTCAACATCAACGATACAGGAACATATGAGTGTCGGATTAGAACCAGTGATCTCAGCAGCGGTCAGAGAGTCCAGAATGATTCCAGGACGTCCATCAACCTCACAGTAGACTCTG AAAACGGCAATCATCAACACACGGCAACTCTTATGAACATCCACCTGACATGTTAA